A single region of the Verrucomicrobiota bacterium genome encodes:
- a CDS encoding c-type cytochrome encodes MTMPTRILFWLAVLATVPAAFAATPEEYRLRALRAEGRPAEGARLFHDPRSQCAMCHTVDGKGGKAGPDLYAAGNKFSRADLIRSILEPSASIMMGYSTTVLELRSGEEVQGVLKSVNERELVLAQAGGQTARVAKSNIRAQRTSGLSLMPPGLQNAFSLDEFTDLIAYLESLKQPEIQSANEAATPVHIAALDKPVRLEPVFGERSPFSLPVWFGEHPTAPEVYLVVEQTNAVVWRVERQAGTERRFPFVNVRSEVFVTPTEGLLGFAFHPRFRENRKYYFMHEFMENNQRSMIIGERVAREDGLADSGRATRRVLRIEATTEVHHGGGLEFGPDGLLYIGMGDAGPQEDPLGHGQDLGSLSGKLLRIDVDRLDPCLEYGIPESNPFARGRRPGARPEIFAYGLRQPWRFSFDPANGDLWMADIGQDRFEEIGIVRAGENHGWNVYEGFELFSTAHRREGERFIPPIVSFRRKHGVSVTAGYLLRGPPAATFDGVYISGDFESRKLWGVAQEGRVLKKIRQIGTSPAKIVAFGQDRKANLYLVGYDLGIIYRIDFSTAVFE; translated from the coding sequence ATGACCATGCCGACGCGCATTCTGTTCTGGCTGGCGGTCCTCGCGACCGTGCCCGCCGCCTTCGCCGCCACTCCGGAAGAATACCGACTCCGCGCGTTGCGCGCCGAGGGGCGTCCGGCCGAGGGAGCGCGCCTCTTCCACGATCCCCGATCGCAATGCGCCATGTGCCACACGGTCGATGGCAAGGGAGGCAAGGCCGGACCCGACCTCTACGCCGCCGGAAACAAGTTTTCGCGCGCGGACTTGATCCGATCGATCCTGGAACCCTCGGCCTCGATCATGATGGGCTACAGCACCACCGTCCTCGAATTGCGGTCCGGCGAGGAAGTGCAGGGGGTGTTGAAAAGCGTCAACGAACGGGAATTGGTGCTCGCGCAGGCGGGCGGTCAAACCGCGCGAGTGGCCAAGAGCAATATTCGCGCGCAACGCACGAGCGGACTTTCGCTCATGCCGCCCGGATTGCAGAACGCCTTCTCGCTGGATGAATTCACCGACCTCATCGCCTATCTCGAATCGCTGAAACAGCCCGAAATCCAATCGGCCAACGAGGCGGCCACGCCGGTCCACATCGCCGCGTTGGACAAGCCCGTGCGACTGGAGCCGGTGTTCGGCGAACGTTCGCCGTTCTCGCTGCCCGTGTGGTTCGGTGAACATCCCACCGCGCCGGAGGTTTACTTGGTGGTCGAGCAAACCAACGCCGTCGTGTGGCGGGTGGAGCGCCAGGCGGGAACAGAACGGCGCTTTCCCTTCGTCAACGTGCGGTCGGAAGTGTTCGTCACGCCCACGGAAGGCTTGCTCGGGTTCGCCTTCCATCCGCGTTTTCGCGAAAATCGAAAATACTACTTCATGCACGAGTTCATGGAGAACAACCAGCGCTCCATGATCATCGGCGAACGCGTGGCCCGGGAAGACGGCCTCGCGGATTCCGGCCGGGCCACCCGCCGCGTGCTGCGCATCGAAGCGACCACGGAGGTGCATCACGGAGGCGGCTTGGAATTCGGGCCGGACGGCCTGCTCTACATCGGCATGGGAGACGCGGGCCCCCAGGAAGATCCCCTGGGACACGGACAAGACCTGGGCTCGCTTTCGGGGAAGCTCCTCCGCATCGACGTGGACCGCCTCGATCCCTGCTTGGAATACGGCATTCCGGAGAGCAATCCTTTCGCGCGCGGACGACGTCCAGGAGCCAGGCCGGAGATTTTCGCTTACGGACTGCGCCAGCCCTGGAGGTTCAGCTTTGACCCCGCCAACGGAGATCTTTGGATGGCGGACATTGGCCAGGACCGCTTCGAGGAAATCGGCATTGTGCGAGCGGGAGAGAATCACGGCTGGAACGTTTATGAAGGCTTCGAGTTGTTTTCCACCGCGCACCGCCGGGAAGGGGAACGATTCATCCCGCCGATCGTGTCGTTCCGGCGCAAGCACGGTGTCTCCGTGACGGCGGGCTACCTGCTGCGCGGTCCTCCGGCGGCGACCTTCGACGGTGTCTATATTTCTGGCGATTTCGAGTCCCGCAAACTGTGGGGCGTCGCTCAGGAAGGACGGGTGTTGAAAAAGATCCGGCAGATCGGGACGAGCCCGGCCAAGATCGTGGCCTTCGGACAGGATCGAAAAGCGAACCTGTATCTCGTGGGCTACGATTTGGGCATCATCTATCGCATCGATTTTTCAACCGCAGTATTCGAGTAG